Proteins encoded together in one Salarchaeum sp. JOR-1 window:
- a CDS encoding RimK family alpha-L-glutamate ligase, protein MLSLAVATDAETLDRIRGPLADRGISASYVNYRKRTLLLPDSPFSPGDFDVGLVYPGRLMEGGVLDAFIDVPWVNDRDAVLRSRNKAGVLARLETAGVSVPETVFVSNPTDDDAVLDALAGFDYPVVVKPNSATRGVGVTKLGDADSALGVTDYLDLIHEFPATDDTSYLVQEYVSDATDYRVMVLDGEYVGAVERRGTGWKHNVHRGADATGTDPPDRVKTAAENAAAVLDIPLLGVDVLDTGARTVVNETNARPTIDAETKYEDGFYDRLAELVRVTRR, encoded by the coding sequence GTGCTCTCCCTCGCGGTCGCGACCGACGCGGAGACCCTCGACCGGATTCGAGGCCCGCTCGCCGACCGCGGTATCTCAGCCTCCTACGTCAACTATCGAAAGCGAACGCTCTTGCTCCCCGACTCTCCATTCTCGCCCGGTGACTTCGACGTGGGTCTCGTCTATCCCGGCCGCCTGATGGAGGGTGGCGTGCTCGACGCGTTTATCGACGTTCCGTGGGTGAACGACCGGGACGCAGTGTTGCGATCACGGAACAAGGCGGGCGTGCTCGCGCGCCTCGAAACCGCGGGCGTCTCGGTTCCGGAGACGGTGTTCGTCTCGAACCCCACCGACGACGACGCCGTGCTCGACGCGCTCGCCGGCTTCGACTATCCCGTGGTCGTCAAACCGAACTCCGCGACCCGGGGGGTCGGCGTCACCAAACTCGGCGACGCGGACTCCGCGCTGGGCGTGACGGACTACCTCGACCTGATTCACGAGTTCCCCGCGACCGACGACACGTCCTATCTCGTCCAGGAGTACGTCTCGGACGCGACGGACTACCGCGTGATGGTGCTCGACGGCGAGTACGTCGGTGCGGTCGAACGCCGCGGAACCGGCTGGAAGCACAACGTCCACCGCGGCGCGGACGCCACCGGAACCGACCCGCCCGACCGCGTCAAAACCGCGGCCGAGAACGCTGCTGCCGTGCTCGACATCCCGCTTCTCGGCGTGGACGTGCTCGACACTGGCGCGCGGACGGTGGTGAACGAAACGAACGCGCGACCGACGATAGACGCAGAAACGAAGTACGAAGACGGCTTCTACGACCGCCTCGCCGAACTCGTGCGGGTTACTCGACGCTGA
- a CDS encoding 50S ribosomal protein L16 yields MADNPASMYRTIDKPSYTRRDYVTGIPGSKIAQFKMGDLQSDPEDYPIQISLETEEECQIRHGSMEAARLSANRHLIKELGEGNYKMILRKFPHQILRENKQATGAGADRVSDGMRQAFGVPVGTAARIYPGDRIFTAWCQPEEAPVVKEAFRRAYNKITPPCKISVERGEELITQLD; encoded by the coding sequence ATGGCTGACAATCCGGCTTCCATGTACCGGACCATCGATAAGCCCTCGTACACGCGTCGCGACTACGTCACGGGCATTCCGGGTTCGAAGATCGCACAGTTCAAGATGGGAGACCTCCAGTCCGACCCGGAGGACTACCCCATCCAGATTAGCCTCGAAACCGAGGAGGAGTGCCAGATCCGTCACGGTTCGATGGAGGCGGCGCGCCTCTCCGCGAACCGCCACCTCATCAAGGAACTCGGCGAGGGCAACTACAAGATGATCCTCCGCAAGTTCCCGCACCAGATCCTCCGCGAGAACAAGCAGGCGACGGGCGCGGGCGCAGACCGCGTTTCTGACGGTATGCGCCAGGCGTTCGGCGTGCCCGTCGGCACGGCCGCCCGCATCTACCCCGGCGACCGCATCTTCACCGCCTGGTGTCAGCCCGAGGAAGCCCCCGTCGTCAAGGAGGCCTTCCGCCGCGCGTACAACAAAATCACGCCGCCGTGCAAGATTTCGGTGGAGCGCGGCGAAGAGCTCATTACGCAGCTCGACTAG
- a CDS encoding carboxylate--amine ligase, whose translation MAEFRTHGELVDAVADADFDRPPAIVANAHITGLGVARALSADDVPVIAVDRVGDGAAPTSDAVDFAGRVTYPLDDLDGFRADVEAIADAAGTDLVAFGCMDEWVHAFADANPEGVRLPFAAERVDAVLDKSSLYRIADDLGVPYPETRWLDETSAADAVDDLGLPLVVKPALKREFEEAVGTNVVEVATEEEFRDVVERADEEGIEVLAQEKVETATGEDASLASYVPPAETDDALGIVGNARVRKPLGYGTSCVVRRTENDALRERALDVLDETDYYGISESEFVYDENREEYVLLDINTRPWKWIGLPVQAGANLPLAAYADATDAAYESDGLNDATWVFLPDYLELLATDQSLVDVLQPSDWTSFLSGDFASRDDLTAGVYRPDDPEPAYEVLRNALGMQDYYCAC comes from the coding sequence ATGGCCGAATTCCGCACGCACGGCGAACTCGTAGACGCGGTGGCGGACGCCGACTTCGACCGACCGCCCGCTATCGTCGCGAACGCACACATCACCGGACTGGGCGTGGCGCGCGCGCTCTCCGCCGACGACGTGCCCGTCATCGCCGTCGACCGCGTCGGTGACGGCGCCGCGCCCACGTCGGACGCCGTGGACTTCGCGGGGCGCGTCACCTATCCGCTGGACGACCTCGACGGGTTCCGGGCGGACGTGGAAGCCATCGCTGACGCCGCGGGAACCGACCTCGTGGCGTTCGGCTGTATGGACGAGTGGGTGCACGCGTTCGCGGACGCGAACCCCGAGGGCGTCCGCCTGCCGTTCGCCGCGGAGCGCGTGGACGCCGTACTCGATAAGAGTTCGCTCTACCGCATCGCGGACGACCTCGGCGTCCCCTACCCCGAGACGCGGTGGTTGGACGAGACGAGCGCCGCGGACGCTGTCGACGACCTCGGCCTCCCGCTCGTGGTGAAGCCCGCGCTCAAGCGGGAGTTCGAGGAGGCCGTCGGGACGAACGTCGTCGAGGTCGCGACGGAGGAGGAGTTCCGGGACGTCGTGGAACGCGCGGACGAGGAAGGTATCGAGGTTCTGGCGCAGGAGAAGGTGGAGACGGCGACGGGCGAGGACGCGAGCCTCGCGTCCTACGTCCCGCCGGCGGAAACGGACGACGCGCTCGGCATCGTGGGGAACGCACGAGTGCGAAAACCGCTCGGGTACGGCACGTCCTGCGTCGTCCGACGCACGGAGAACGACGCGCTCCGCGAGCGCGCGCTCGACGTGCTCGACGAGACGGACTACTACGGCATCAGCGAGAGCGAGTTCGTGTACGACGAGAACCGCGAGGAGTACGTTCTGCTCGACATCAACACCCGGCCGTGGAAGTGGATCGGCCTCCCCGTCCAGGCCGGCGCGAACCTCCCGCTCGCCGCGTACGCGGACGCCACCGACGCCGCCTACGAATCGGACGGCCTTAACGACGCCACGTGGGTGTTCCTCCCGGACTATCTCGAACTCCTCGCCACCGACCAGTCCCTCGTCGACGTCCTCCAGCCGAGCGACTGGACGAGCTTCCTGTCCGGCGACTTCGCGTCCCGAGACGACCTCACCGCGGGCGTCTACCGCCCGGACGACCCCGAGCCAGCCTACGAAGTCCTCCGCAACGCCCTCGGCATGCAGGACTACTACTGCGCCTGCTAA
- a CDS encoding LLM class flavin-dependent oxidoreductase — MSDGYLHLNLFTMNSVEHVTVGSWRYPGDQSHRYTNREYWTDVARTAERGGFDAVFFADVRGVYDVYDDSVEPAIERAVQTPSNDPAYVVPAMAEVTDDLGFAVTKSTSYNHPYQLARELSTLDHVTDGRIAFNIVTSYLESAAANLGLDDRVEHDERYDRADEFMEVCYRLWEDSWEDDAVVRDRESGTFTDPEKVHDIDFDGEYFQIPGPHGCEPSPQRTPVLYQAGSSDRGREFAARNAEAVFVSQPNEQAVTDYMADVRERAESYGRDPDALEFFPGIVPIVGETDAIAEAKHESYVDAIDVEGVLTLLSGFVDMDLSELDPDQKLEHIETEAIQGVVNAFTTNDDREWTVREVAEFAGLGTTSPVVVGTPEQVADEFERWHDEVGVNGFNVKEVVRPDTLRDFVDLVVPELRERDLLPEESSSGTLRERTFGRSRLHESHPARQE; from the coding sequence ATGAGCGACGGTTACCTGCATCTGAACCTCTTCACGATGAACTCCGTGGAGCACGTGACGGTCGGGTCGTGGCGGTACCCCGGCGACCAGTCGCATCGCTACACGAACCGCGAGTACTGGACGGACGTCGCGCGAACGGCCGAACGCGGCGGGTTCGACGCCGTGTTCTTCGCGGACGTCCGCGGCGTCTACGACGTGTACGACGACTCCGTCGAGCCCGCGATCGAGAGGGCAGTACAGACGCCATCGAACGACCCCGCGTACGTCGTGCCCGCGATGGCCGAGGTGACGGACGACCTCGGGTTCGCGGTGACGAAGTCCACGTCGTACAACCATCCCTACCAGCTCGCCCGCGAGCTCTCGACGCTCGACCACGTGACGGACGGCCGCATCGCGTTCAACATCGTCACCTCCTACCTGGAGAGCGCGGCGGCGAACCTCGGGCTCGACGACCGCGTCGAGCACGACGAACGCTACGACCGCGCGGACGAGTTCATGGAAGTCTGTTACCGGCTCTGGGAGGACTCCTGGGAGGACGATGCGGTCGTCCGCGACCGCGAATCAGGTACCTTCACAGACCCCGAGAAGGTGCACGACATCGACTTCGACGGCGAGTACTTCCAGATTCCGGGGCCGCACGGCTGCGAGCCGAGCCCGCAGCGCACGCCCGTCCTCTACCAGGCCGGGTCGTCCGACAGGGGCCGCGAGTTCGCGGCGCGGAACGCGGAGGCGGTGTTCGTCAGTCAGCCGAACGAGCAGGCGGTCACGGACTACATGGCGGACGTGCGGGAGCGCGCCGAATCGTACGGCCGCGACCCCGACGCGCTCGAATTCTTCCCGGGAATCGTCCCAATCGTCGGGGAGACCGACGCCATCGCGGAGGCGAAACACGAGAGTTACGTCGACGCTATCGACGTGGAGGGCGTGCTCACGCTCCTGTCCGGCTTCGTGGACATGGACCTCTCCGAACTCGATCCCGACCAGAAGCTCGAACACATAGAGACGGAGGCCATTCAGGGGGTCGTGAACGCGTTCACGACGAACGACGACCGCGAGTGGACGGTGCGGGAGGTCGCGGAGTTCGCGGGCCTCGGCACCACGTCGCCCGTCGTCGTCGGGACGCCCGAGCAGGTCGCGGACGAGTTCGAGCGCTGGCACGACGAGGTCGGCGTGAACGGCTTCAACGTGAAGGAAGTCGTGCGGCCGGACACGCTCCGGGACTTCGTCGACCTCGTGGTTCCGGAGCTCCGCGAGCGCGACCTGCTACCGGAGGAGTCGTCGTCGGGGACGCTGCGGGAGCGGACGTTCGGCCGCAGCCGGCTGCACGAGAGTCATCCGGCGCGCCAGGAGTAA
- a CDS encoding ATP-binding protein → MEPTSTDEEHIHVGETADGTSVELPTVDILTGRAFLTGKSGSGKSNTASVVIEELLDAGFPVLIVDCEGEYYGLKEEFELLHAGADEECDIQVGPEHAEKLASLALEQNVPVILDVSGFLDEDASDELVRETARQLFVKEKKLKKPFLLVVEEVHEYIPEGAGMGETGRMLIKVGKRGRKHGLGVMGISQRPADVKKDFITQANWLVWHRLTWENDTKVVGRIVGSEYGEQVSELDAGEAFVQADWTDDAVSRIQFKRKRTFDAGATPGLDDFERPELKSVSEGLMDDLASISEREEREEDRIAELEEELASKRERINELEEELRSARNVSMAARQMANVLTAEGGQTTLPTDADADVEALRAKVERLEDALNEEEPESYDIEEIQEKFKQRGEELAGGETVETSSGAGEADNSGSAERVDALLESPSVRVRVEAAIRESQCNEERARRLLDELDGERTAHDLCEAASLPIGDAQSLLDALRSRRLVTRNANREYAFDGEELRRLARGDDPRGAVSELSEQWRFD, encoded by the coding sequence ATGGAGCCGACGAGCACCGACGAGGAGCACATTCACGTCGGGGAGACGGCGGACGGCACGTCCGTGGAGTTGCCGACCGTCGACATCCTCACGGGGCGCGCGTTCCTCACGGGGAAGTCCGGGAGCGGGAAGTCGAACACCGCGAGCGTCGTCATCGAGGAACTGCTCGACGCGGGCTTCCCCGTCCTCATCGTGGACTGCGAGGGCGAGTACTACGGATTGAAGGAGGAGTTCGAGCTGCTGCACGCGGGCGCTGACGAGGAGTGCGATATCCAGGTCGGCCCGGAGCACGCGGAGAAGCTCGCGAGTCTCGCGCTCGAACAGAACGTCCCGGTCATTCTCGACGTGTCGGGGTTCCTGGACGAGGACGCGTCGGACGAGTTAGTGCGGGAGACGGCACGGCAGTTGTTCGTGAAGGAGAAGAAACTGAAGAAGCCGTTCCTGCTCGTCGTGGAGGAAGTCCACGAGTACATCCCGGAGGGTGCGGGGATGGGCGAGACGGGGCGGATGCTGATCAAGGTCGGGAAGCGCGGGCGCAAGCACGGATTGGGCGTGATGGGTATCAGTCAGCGGCCGGCGGACGTGAAGAAGGACTTCATCACGCAGGCGAACTGGCTGGTCTGGCATCGGCTCACGTGGGAGAACGACACGAAGGTCGTCGGGCGCATCGTCGGCTCCGAGTACGGCGAGCAGGTTTCGGAGTTGGACGCGGGAGAGGCGTTCGTGCAGGCGGACTGGACGGACGACGCGGTCTCGCGCATCCAGTTCAAGCGCAAGCGGACGTTCGACGCGGGCGCGACCCCGGGGCTCGACGACTTCGAGCGTCCGGAGTTAAAGTCGGTGAGCGAGGGGTTGATGGACGACCTGGCGTCGATTTCGGAGCGCGAGGAGCGCGAGGAAGACCGCATCGCGGAGCTAGAGGAGGAACTCGCGTCGAAGCGCGAGCGCATCAACGAACTGGAGGAGGAACTCCGGTCGGCGCGGAACGTCTCGATGGCGGCGCGCCAGATGGCGAACGTGCTGACGGCGGAGGGCGGGCAGACGACGCTTCCGACGGACGCGGACGCAGACGTGGAGGCCTTGCGCGCGAAGGTCGAGCGACTGGAGGACGCGCTGAACGAGGAGGAGCCCGAGTCCTACGACATCGAGGAGATACAGGAGAAGTTCAAGCAGCGCGGCGAAGAACTCGCTGGCGGCGAGACCGTCGAGACGTCCTCCGGGGCCGGCGAGGCGGACAACAGCGGGAGCGCTGAACGAGTGGACGCGCTGTTGGAGTCGCCGTCGGTGCGGGTGCGGGTGGAAGCGGCGATTCGGGAGTCGCAGTGCAACGAGGAGCGCGCGCGACGGCTGCTGGACGAACTCGACGGCGAGCGCACCGCGCACGACCTCTGCGAGGCCGCGTCCCTACCGATCGGGGACGCGCAGAGCCTGCTCGACGCGCTGCGGAGTCGGCGGCTGGTGACGCGGAACGCGAACCGCGAGTACGCGTTCGACGGCGAGGAACTGCGGCGGTTAGCGCGCGGTGACGACCCGCGCGGCGCGGTGTCGGAGCTGAGCGAGCAGTGGCGGTTCGACTGA
- a CDS encoding cold-shock protein: protein MATGTVDFFNDTGGYGFIETEDADEDVFFHMEDVGGPDLEEGQEVEFEIEDAPKGPRAKNLKRLE, encoded by the coding sequence ATGGCAACTGGTACGGTTGATTTCTTCAACGACACTGGCGGTTACGGTTTCATCGAGACTGAGGATGCGGACGAGGACGTTTTCTTCCACATGGAGGACGTTGGCGGTCCGGACCTCGAAGAAGGTCAGGAGGTCGAATTCGAGATCGAGGACGCCCCCAAGGGCCCCCGCGCGAAGAACCTCAAGCGCCTCGAATAA
- a CDS encoding MATE family efflux transporter: MRFPNPVRLLILCVGALLARVGLVDRQHVRSTTDLSWPRVVTGLARMSKNAADVAMVGVILGEAAIGGVGLASPFWGLAFSIGGGMAAGTIALVSQGHGAEDYDQFGQAIRSSVLVVLALTLPLAAVLFFFPTDLLGLLAADPATVTYGADYLRILAFGVPFAGLNLVGSRIYIGADDAYTPMLVRGGGAVSNIALNALFIFALGMGVTGAALGTVLANVLGTTAFAVGLARGRLPFCDPLPAAVSLRGRYFDRETATDIVRIGTPVVGRNGVWTVARIPLLAIVASFGTTVLAAYTVARRIYALMNTPGWGFGLASSSLVGQNLGRGDEAGAEAVAKDVILFSIGTYLVASAIVAAFAHPIADLFIGPDATPGTVPTTTAFVYVCCIAVLAQAVKGAAAGPLDAAGDTRVPFYSQLVGMFGFALPLAALGAYTDLGLAGLYLSLVAETFVPAAINYWWFSTGIWKERSREFRPGTPAND; the protein is encoded by the coding sequence GTGCGTTTTCCGAACCCCGTCCGCTTGCTGATACTCTGTGTCGGCGCCCTCCTCGCCCGCGTCGGCCTCGTCGACCGTCAGCACGTGCGCTCGACAACCGACCTCTCGTGGCCGCGCGTGGTCACGGGACTCGCACGGATGTCGAAGAACGCCGCCGACGTGGCGATGGTCGGCGTCATCCTCGGGGAAGCCGCCATCGGCGGCGTCGGCCTCGCCTCCCCCTTCTGGGGGCTCGCCTTTTCCATCGGCGGTGGGATGGCCGCCGGCACCATCGCGCTCGTCTCTCAGGGCCACGGCGCGGAGGACTACGACCAGTTCGGGCAGGCGATTCGGTCCAGCGTGCTCGTCGTGCTCGCACTCACGCTTCCGCTCGCCGCCGTCCTGTTCTTCTTTCCCACCGACCTCCTCGGACTCCTCGCCGCCGACCCCGCGACCGTCACGTACGGCGCGGACTACCTCCGCATCCTCGCGTTCGGCGTGCCGTTCGCCGGCCTGAACCTCGTCGGGAGCCGCATCTACATCGGCGCGGACGACGCCTACACGCCGATGCTGGTACGCGGCGGCGGCGCGGTGTCCAACATCGCCCTGAACGCCCTCTTCATCTTCGCTCTCGGTATGGGTGTCACCGGTGCCGCGCTCGGCACCGTGCTCGCGAACGTCCTCGGCACCACCGCGTTCGCCGTCGGACTCGCCCGCGGCCGCCTCCCCTTCTGTGATCCGCTTCCCGCTGCCGTCTCCCTCCGCGGGCGCTACTTCGACCGCGAGACCGCTACCGACATCGTCCGCATCGGCACGCCCGTCGTCGGCCGGAACGGCGTCTGGACCGTCGCTCGCATCCCGCTGCTCGCCATCGTCGCCAGCTTCGGCACCACCGTCCTCGCCGCCTACACCGTCGCCCGCCGCATCTACGCCCTGATGAACACGCCGGGCTGGGGGTTCGGACTGGCGTCCAGCAGCCTCGTCGGCCAGAACCTCGGTCGAGGCGACGAGGCCGGCGCGGAAGCCGTCGCCAAGGACGTCATCCTGTTCTCCATCGGCACGTACCTCGTCGCGTCCGCTATCGTCGCGGCGTTCGCCCACCCCATCGCCGACCTGTTCATCGGCCCCGACGCCACGCCCGGAACCGTCCCCACCACCACCGCGTTCGTCTACGTCTGCTGTATCGCGGTGCTCGCGCAGGCCGTGAAGGGCGCGGCCGCCGGCCCGCTCGACGCCGCCGGCGACACCCGCGTCCCCTTCTACAGCCAGCTCGTCGGGATGTTCGGGTTCGCGCTCCCGCTCGCCGCGCTCGGCGCGTACACCGACCTCGGCCTCGCCGGCCTCTACCTCTCCCTCGTCGCCGAAACCTTCGTCCCCGCCGCAATCAACTACTGGTGGTTCTCCACCGGTATCTGGAAGGAACGCAGCCGCGAGTTCCGGCCGGGAACCCCCGCCAACGACTAA
- a CDS encoding enoyl-CoA hydratase/isomerase family protein, which produces MPSIESEHVRIDVEATRADVVITRPEKRNALTGAAVRDLTEAVRAVDADDGVRAVALRGAGHVFCAGFDLEMMADNDVREHDALHRDFRALLDTLDGMTTPTVAAVQGAGIAGGFELTLPCDFRVLGADAKYGVIEVDLGIFPHQGSTQRLPRLVGLAKAKELVLTGELVDPAEADRINLVTEVVPDDEVDDRARDLADSLTEKAPRGVENALRAFSHTFDVPLEEGLDYEHALAMEVYGTDDRREGFEAQLEGREPDFSGR; this is translated from the coding sequence ATGCCGTCCATCGAGAGCGAGCACGTGCGAATCGACGTCGAGGCCACCCGCGCGGATGTCGTCATCACGCGTCCGGAGAAACGCAACGCGCTCACCGGCGCGGCGGTTCGCGACCTCACTGAAGCGGTTCGCGCCGTGGACGCGGACGACGGGGTTCGCGCGGTGGCGCTCCGCGGAGCGGGCCACGTGTTCTGTGCGGGCTTCGACCTGGAGATGATGGCGGACAACGACGTGCGCGAACACGACGCGCTCCACCGGGACTTCCGCGCGCTCCTCGACACGCTCGACGGGATGACGACGCCGACCGTCGCCGCAGTGCAGGGCGCGGGCATCGCGGGCGGGTTCGAACTCACGCTCCCCTGCGACTTCCGCGTGCTCGGCGCGGACGCGAAGTACGGCGTCATCGAGGTCGACCTCGGCATCTTCCCCCATCAGGGGTCGACCCAGCGCCTCCCGCGGCTCGTCGGCCTCGCGAAGGCGAAGGAACTGGTGTTGACGGGCGAGCTCGTCGACCCCGCGGAGGCAGACCGCATCAATCTCGTCACGGAAGTCGTCCCCGACGACGAGGTGGACGACCGGGCGCGCGACCTCGCGGACTCGCTCACGGAGAAAGCCCCGCGCGGCGTCGAGAACGCGCTCCGGGCGTTCTCCCACACGTTCGACGTGCCGCTCGAGGAGGGCCTCGACTACGAACACGCGCTCGCGATGGAGGTGTACGGCACCGACGACCGCCGCGAGGGATTCGAAGCCCAGCTCGAGGGGCGCGAGCCCGACTTCTCCGGGCGCTAA
- a CDS encoding alpha/beta hydrolase, giving the protein MRRVDYGGGDDRIVFVLGWGNRPEHDGVQWLIDRLTDAGYRVSAFELPRTITDFEREYLAPVQSFVDGLDDYRLLSHSTGGLVARHLDTDSSLQTRTYLSPWWGFHADLQNPLVSLAAKLPVSTPILPAETTRAELGSLASDAWVADAPDYAAPTFLREAKRAQNSLPPFDDRDAVFYNPSDPIVSGPTIEDHTPESNRVAFSDGHELFNSSARDDHIDAVLAAVRDGASAL; this is encoded by the coding sequence ATGCGACGCGTCGACTACGGCGGCGGCGACGACCGCATCGTGTTCGTCCTCGGCTGGGGGAACCGCCCCGAACACGACGGCGTTCAGTGGCTCATCGACCGACTCACGGACGCCGGCTATCGCGTGAGCGCGTTCGAGCTCCCGCGAACCATCACGGACTTCGAGCGCGAGTACCTCGCGCCAGTCCAGTCGTTCGTGGACGGCCTCGACGACTACCGCCTCCTCAGTCACAGCACGGGCGGCCTCGTCGCCCGCCACCTCGACACCGACAGCTCCCTCCAGACCCGCACGTACCTCAGTCCCTGGTGGGGGTTCCACGCCGACCTCCAGAACCCGCTCGTCTCCCTCGCCGCGAAACTCCCCGTCTCCACGCCGATCCTTCCCGCCGAGACGACCCGGGCGGAACTCGGAAGCCTCGCGAGCGACGCCTGGGTCGCCGACGCACCCGACTACGCCGCCCCCACGTTCCTCCGGGAAGCCAAACGCGCGCAGAACAGCCTCCCGCCGTTCGACGACCGGGACGCCGTCTTCTACAACCCCAGCGACCCCATCGTCAGCGGCCCGACCATCGAAGACCATACCCCCGAATCGAACCGCGTCGCGTTCTCCGACGGCCACGAGCTGTTCAATTCGAGCGCACGCGACGACCACATCGACGCCGTGCTCGCCGCCGTCCGCGACGGCGCGAGCGCGCTCTAA
- a CDS encoding DoxX family membrane protein, translating to MGSIARFRRPLLFVMSAFYVVAGVAHLLWPRGFQRVVPPSLPRPRLVVYVSGVAELVLGAGVLVRRTRRVSAWGLVALLVAVFPANVHVARSDVFRDAVPSRFSWLVDVAAWARLPVQAVLVLWAWWYTRPDD from the coding sequence ATGGGTTCGATTGCGCGGTTTCGGCGGCCGTTGTTGTTCGTGATGAGTGCGTTCTACGTGGTGGCGGGAGTGGCGCATTTGTTGTGGCCGCGCGGGTTCCAGCGGGTGGTGCCGCCGTCGTTGCCGCGGCCGCGATTGGTGGTGTACGTGTCCGGGGTCGCGGAACTCGTGCTGGGTGCTGGGGTGTTGGTTCGGCGGACGCGACGGGTGTCGGCGTGGGGACTGGTGGCGTTACTGGTGGCGGTGTTTCCAGCGAACGTCCACGTGGCACGCAGCGACGTGTTCCGGGATGCAGTGCCGTCGCGGTTCTCGTGGCTGGTGGACGTGGCGGCGTGGGCGCGGTTGCCCGTGCAGGCTGTGTTGGTCTTGTGGGCGTGGTGGTACACGCGTCCGGACGATTAG
- a CDS encoding DUF192 domain-containing protein: MVRRSTVVSVVVVAALAGLGVWWVADDGADRARVTVETANGTAVLEMAVADTSWERHEGLSGTTDLPADGMVFRYSSVGERAYVMRGMNYPIDIVFVANGEVTAIHHAVVEDPPLTRYRGRARCVLELPYKWTAEHGVTVGNAVVCFGS, translated from the coding sequence ATGGTGCGTCGTTCGACGGTAGTGTCGGTGGTGGTCGTCGCGGCGCTGGCGGGACTCGGCGTGTGGTGGGTGGCGGACGACGGGGCCGACCGGGCGCGCGTGACAGTGGAGACGGCGAACGGCACCGCGGTGCTGGAAATGGCGGTGGCGGACACGTCGTGGGAGCGCCACGAGGGGCTCAGCGGAACGACCGACCTGCCCGCGGACGGGATGGTCTTTCGGTACTCGTCGGTGGGTGAGCGAGCGTACGTGATGCGGGGGATGAACTACCCCATCGACATCGTGTTCGTCGCGAACGGCGAGGTGACGGCGATTCATCACGCGGTGGTCGAAGACCCGCCGCTCACTCGATACCGGGGGCGGGCGCGCTGCGTGCTCGAACTTCCCTACAAGTGGACGGCAGAACACGGCGTTACCGTCGGAAACGCGGTGGTGTGTTTCGGTTCGTAG